The Thalassotalea sp. 273M-4 genome includes a region encoding these proteins:
- a CDS encoding riboflavin synthase subunit alpha, protein MFTGIVQCTGTVKSIETRNNFKHFCIEIPRRLIDGLEMGASIANNGVCLTVVGFKSCDNERAEIEFDVIDETLKLTNLAEVCVGSQINIERSMKVGDEIGGHIVSGHIHGTATLLRRIDSEDNCQLDFSLASSWAKYLFHKGFIAINGASLTLGKVVEQADHVVFSLHLIPETLQRTNLGALSVGESVNIEIDQQTITIVDSIERIMAKRN, encoded by the coding sequence ATGTTTACAGGAATAGTGCAATGCACAGGCACGGTTAAATCGATTGAAACGAGAAATAACTTTAAGCATTTTTGCATTGAAATACCTAGGCGATTAATTGATGGGCTAGAGATGGGAGCCAGTATCGCCAATAATGGTGTTTGCTTGACTGTCGTTGGATTTAAATCGTGCGACAACGAGCGTGCTGAAATAGAATTTGATGTAATTGATGAGACCCTAAAGTTAACTAATTTGGCCGAGGTTTGTGTTGGCAGTCAAATAAACATAGAGCGGTCAATGAAAGTCGGTGATGAAATTGGTGGTCATATCGTAAGTGGTCACATTCATGGCACGGCGACGTTGTTACGTCGTATTGACAGTGAGGATAACTGTCAGCTTGATTTTTCCCTAGCTTCAAGTTGGGCAAAATATTTATTCCATAAAGGCTTTATTGCGATTAATGGTGCCAGTTTGACTTTAGGTAAGGTGGTGGAGCAGGCAGATCACGTTGTGTTTTCGTTGCATCTTATCCCTGAAACATTACAACGAACCAATCTTGGGGCTTTAAGTGTGGGTGAGTCTGTTAATATCGAAATTGATCAGCAGACCATCACCATAGTAGATAGCATAGAAAGGATCATGGCAAAGCGAAACTAA
- a CDS encoding MATE family efflux transporter, translating to MTLENFLSDTKSLIKLAYPILIAQLVQNLMSFSDTVMAGRVSATDLAAVAVASSIWLPIILTIHGLMMALAAIVSQYDGSKNLAAAAKSTIQSGWIALVLSLLVLIAIVYFVPMLEPKLTLEPKLKELMLDYLVYIAWGGPGYCLYLVLRNFSEGMSYTRPTMIISIIGLIINIPANYIFIYGAFGIPEYGGAGCGIATAIVYWAMFIGLLIYVYSSKKLAQVELFKHLRWPDWGEISKIFKLGTPIAFSLLFEVSLFSVVAIILAPLGTDTVASHQIALNFSSLVFMVPLSIAMAVTIKVGFAVGESKQQKAKDMCTSSLWLGFIIALFTAFISVAFREQIAMIYTNEPQVIALAGQLMFLAALFQFSDFIQVISAGALRGYKDTKSILYITFVAYWLVGLTLGLVLGMTNWLVPAMGASGFWIGFILGLTTAAILLYWRLKVIQKRFALAVI from the coding sequence ATGACTCTAGAAAATTTTTTATCCGATACCAAGAGTTTAATTAAGTTAGCTTACCCTATTCTTATTGCTCAGCTTGTCCAAAACTTAATGAGCTTCTCTGATACCGTCATGGCCGGTCGGGTAAGTGCGACGGATCTCGCAGCGGTTGCCGTCGCCAGCAGTATTTGGTTACCTATTATTTTAACCATACACGGTTTAATGATGGCGCTAGCAGCCATTGTCTCACAATACGATGGCAGTAAAAATTTAGCGGCTGCGGCAAAGTCGACCATTCAATCTGGCTGGATCGCTTTGGTTTTATCTCTTTTGGTGCTCATTGCCATTGTGTATTTTGTCCCTATGTTGGAGCCTAAACTAACCCTTGAGCCTAAACTCAAGGAGTTGATGCTAGATTATCTGGTTTATATTGCTTGGGGTGGCCCTGGCTATTGTTTGTATTTGGTACTGAGAAACTTTTCCGAAGGCATGAGTTACACCAGACCGACCATGATTATTTCAATTATTGGGCTCATTATTAATATCCCTGCCAATTATATTTTTATTTATGGCGCATTTGGCATCCCTGAGTATGGTGGTGCTGGCTGCGGTATTGCAACCGCCATTGTCTACTGGGCGATGTTTATTGGCTTACTTATTTACGTGTACAGCTCTAAAAAACTCGCACAGGTTGAATTATTTAAACATTTACGCTGGCCTGACTGGGGCGAGATAAGCAAGATATTTAAATTAGGCACCCCGATTGCGTTCTCGTTATTATTTGAAGTGTCGTTATTTTCGGTTGTGGCCATTATTTTAGCGCCCCTTGGCACAGATACGGTCGCCAGCCATCAAATTGCGCTTAACTTCTCAAGCCTAGTCTTTATGGTGCCCCTATCCATTGCCATGGCGGTCACCATCAAAGTAGGTTTTGCGGTGGGTGAAAGCAAACAGCAAAAAGCCAAAGATATGTGCACAAGCTCGCTCTGGCTCGGTTTTATTATTGCCTTATTTACCGCATTTATCAGCGTGGCTTTTCGAGAGCAAATCGCAATGATTTATACCAATGAACCACAAGTGATTGCCTTAGCGGGTCAATTGATGTTTTTGGCCGCATTATTTCAATTTTCTGATTTTATTCAGGTGATATCTGCTGGCGCTCTTCGAGGCTATAAAGACACAAAATCGATTTTATACATTACCTTTGTGGCGTATTGGTTAGTTGGCTTAACGTTAGGGCTTGTCTTGGGCATGACCAACTGGTTAGTCCCTGCAATGGGTGCATCGGGCTTTTGGATAGGCTTTATTTTGGGGTTAACAACCGCCGCCATTTTATTGTATTGGCGATTAAAAGTAATACAAAAACGCTTTGCTTTGGCGGTTATATAA
- the thrS gene encoding threonine--tRNA ligase: MPVITLPDGSQRSFEQSVSVMQVALDIGPGLAKATIAGRVNGQLVDACELITEDADLQLITSKDDEGLEIIRHSCAHLLGHAIKQLYPDVKMAIGPTIDNGFYYDVDLDHSLNDDDLAKLEKRMTELARTGYEVVKKTGSWQTAYDTFKERGEPYKMEILDENIDKSDTPALYYHEEYIDMCRGPHVPSMRHCHHFKLMKVAGAYWRGNSENKMLQRIYGTAWADKKQLKAYIQRLAEAEKRDHRKIGKALDLFHWQEEAPGMVFWHNDGWTIYTELEKFVREKLHEYDYDEVKGPLMMDRALWEKSGHWDKYADNMFTTESEKREYAIKPMNCPGHVQIFNQGLKSYRDLPLRMAEFGCCHRNEPSGALHGLMRVRGFTQDDAHIFCTENQVQDEVSKCIKMVYDVYKSFGFEDIIVKLSTRPEQRIGSDEVWDKAEEGLANALKGNNIEFEYQPGEGAFYGPKIEFTLQDCLGRHWQCGTVQLDFALPARLGATYVGEDNERYTPVMIHRAILGSLERFIGILIEEYSGKFPTWLSPIQATVMNITDKQSEYCEQIVKKLKENGFRAKADLRNEKIGFKIREHTLKRVPYLLVVGDKEMEADEIAIRTRSGEDLGKLSVNEFIAKLTDEVKTRA; this comes from the coding sequence GTGCCAGTAATTACTCTCCCTGACGGCAGTCAGCGTTCATTTGAACAATCCGTTTCCGTTATGCAAGTGGCCTTAGATATTGGCCCAGGTCTTGCGAAAGCGACCATCGCTGGTCGTGTTAATGGTCAATTAGTTGATGCATGCGAATTGATCACCGAAGATGCCGATTTACAACTTATCACCAGTAAAGATGACGAAGGCCTTGAAATTATTCGTCACTCATGTGCCCATTTATTAGGTCATGCGATTAAGCAGTTGTACCCAGATGTAAAAATGGCCATCGGTCCAACCATTGATAATGGTTTTTACTATGACGTTGATTTAGACCATTCTTTAAATGACGACGATTTGGCTAAATTAGAAAAGCGGATGACCGAATTAGCCCGTACTGGCTACGAAGTTGTTAAGAAAACTGGCAGCTGGCAAACCGCTTACGACACATTTAAAGAGCGTGGCGAGCCGTACAAAATGGAAATTTTGGACGAGAATATTGACAAATCAGATACGCCAGCTTTGTACTACCATGAAGAATACATTGACATGTGTCGTGGTCCACACGTACCTAGCATGCGTCATTGTCACCACTTTAAATTAATGAAAGTGGCTGGGGCATACTGGCGTGGTAACTCTGAAAACAAAATGCTTCAGCGTATTTACGGTACGGCTTGGGCAGATAAAAAACAGCTAAAAGCTTACATTCAACGTTTAGCCGAAGCTGAAAAGCGCGATCACCGTAAAATTGGTAAAGCATTAGACTTATTTCACTGGCAAGAAGAAGCGCCAGGAATGGTGTTTTGGCACAATGACGGTTGGACGATTTACACCGAACTTGAAAAATTTGTTCGCGAAAAACTGCACGAATACGATTACGACGAAGTAAAAGGCCCATTAATGATGGACCGTGCGTTGTGGGAAAAATCGGGTCACTGGGACAAATACGCTGACAACATGTTCACTACTGAGTCAGAAAAACGCGAGTACGCGATTAAACCAATGAACTGCCCAGGTCACGTGCAAATCTTTAACCAAGGTTTAAAATCATACCGTGATTTACCACTACGTATGGCTGAGTTTGGTTGTTGTCACCGTAACGAGCCGTCAGGTGCTTTACATGGCTTAATGCGTGTACGTGGCTTTACTCAAGATGATGCCCACATTTTCTGTACTGAAAATCAAGTACAAGATGAAGTCAGTAAGTGTATTAAGATGGTATACGATGTGTATAAGTCTTTTGGCTTTGAAGACATCATTGTAAAACTGTCTACTCGCCCTGAACAACGCATCGGTAGTGATGAAGTGTGGGATAAAGCCGAAGAAGGCTTAGCGAATGCGCTTAAAGGCAATAATATTGAATTTGAATACCAACCAGGTGAAGGTGCGTTCTACGGACCAAAAATCGAATTTACCCTACAAGATTGTTTAGGTCGTCACTGGCAATGTGGTACAGTACAACTAGACTTTGCTTTACCTGCTCGTTTAGGCGCAACATATGTAGGTGAAGATAACGAGCGTTATACGCCTGTGATGATTCATCGCGCTATTTTAGGTTCACTTGAGCGCTTTATTGGTATTTTAATTGAGGAATACTCAGGTAAATTCCCAACATGGCTTTCACCTATTCAGGCCACGGTTATGAACATCACCGATAAACAGTCTGAATACTGTGAACAAATTGTAAAAAAACTAAAAGAAAATGGGTTTAGAGCAAAAGCAGACTTGCGTAATGAGAAGATAGGCTTTAAAATCCGCGAGCATACTTTAAAACGTGTACCGTATTTATTGGTTGTCGGTGACAAAGAAATGGAAGCCGACGAAATAGCCATCAGAACACGTTCAGGTGAAGATTTAGGAAAACTGTCTGTGAACGAATTCATCGCAAAATTAACTGATGAAGTGAAAACACGGGCTTAA
- a CDS encoding AMP-binding protein, with protein sequence MHYLTGLESFIKNSQAYPYKPYLHQPINGQWQTLTFSEVEQQARCIASGLLAQGFEVGDKIGILSKNCAQWFIADLAIMMAGMISVPIYATAGKKTISYVVNHSQMKAIFVGKLDELNPAEQGLPKDLLTISFPYPSLETEQKWDEWLEQYPPVSHLHQASLDDCMSIVYTSGTTGEPKGAVISYKNLASAAYHTAHVIAQNNQDRVLSYLPLAHITERCVVEATSFCSGAQVFFVESLDSFLDDLKHASPTIFLSVPRLWAKFHAQILQRLPQKKLNILLKIPFLGRLIAAVIRKNLGLSKTKIFASGSAPISKSLLTWYHKIGIDICEGWGMTETSGLSCGNIPYQLERMGTIGEPIPCVKMKLSEQQEILIKGDSVFKQYYLKPGITEKSFQDGWFKTGDLGRQRSDGAYEIIGRVKEQFKTSKGKYVSPVPIEGKLGQNGHIEQVCIMGSGLKQPVALVVLGESVNRQSNDVLKSLDKTLSEVNKELERHQKVDFIFVCKEPWSIENDMLTPTLKLKRDQIEAHYSALLPLEPNETVIVE encoded by the coding sequence ATGCACTATTTAACTGGCTTAGAAAGTTTTATAAAAAACTCACAAGCGTACCCATATAAGCCTTATTTACATCAACCTATTAACGGGCAGTGGCAGACATTAACCTTTTCAGAGGTAGAGCAACAAGCGAGATGCATAGCTTCTGGTTTGTTGGCTCAAGGTTTTGAAGTAGGCGATAAAATTGGCATATTATCGAAAAACTGTGCGCAATGGTTTATTGCGGATTTAGCGATAATGATGGCGGGTATGATCAGCGTGCCAATTTATGCCACTGCTGGTAAAAAGACTATTTCTTATGTGGTAAATCATTCACAAATGAAAGCGATTTTTGTTGGTAAGTTAGACGAACTCAATCCCGCGGAACAAGGTTTACCCAAAGATCTTTTGACAATATCATTCCCTTATCCAAGTCTTGAAACAGAGCAAAAATGGGATGAATGGTTAGAGCAATACCCGCCAGTCAGCCATCTTCATCAAGCTTCTTTGGACGATTGTATGTCGATTGTCTATACCTCAGGTACCACGGGCGAGCCTAAAGGTGCGGTGATAAGTTATAAAAATCTTGCCAGTGCGGCATATCATACAGCGCATGTTATTGCACAAAACAATCAAGATCGCGTACTTTCATATTTACCTCTGGCCCACATTACCGAGCGTTGCGTGGTTGAAGCCACTTCGTTTTGCAGTGGTGCGCAAGTGTTTTTTGTTGAATCATTAGACAGTTTTCTCGATGATTTAAAGCATGCTTCACCAACCATTTTCTTATCGGTGCCAAGGCTTTGGGCGAAGTTTCATGCTCAAATTTTACAAAGACTTCCACAAAAAAAACTCAATATTTTATTGAAAATTCCATTTTTAGGCCGGCTAATCGCAGCCGTTATCCGTAAAAATTTAGGCTTGAGTAAAACCAAAATCTTTGCCTCAGGTTCTGCGCCTATCTCTAAATCTTTATTAACCTGGTATCACAAAATTGGTATTGATATTTGCGAAGGCTGGGGAATGACCGAAACATCAGGCTTGTCGTGTGGCAATATCCCTTATCAATTAGAGCGTATGGGCACCATAGGTGAGCCAATCCCTTGCGTTAAAATGAAATTATCGGAACAACAAGAAATCTTAATTAAGGGTGATTCGGTGTTTAAGCAATATTATTTAAAACCTGGGATCACCGAAAAATCGTTTCAAGATGGGTGGTTTAAAACGGGAGATTTAGGGCGTCAACGAAGCGACGGTGCCTATGAAATCATTGGACGCGTGAAAGAGCAATTTAAAACCAGTAAAGGCAAGTACGTAAGCCCAGTCCCCATTGAAGGTAAGCTTGGGCAAAATGGGCATATCGAGCAAGTTTGTATTATGGGCTCGGGGTTAAAACAGCCTGTTGCGCTAGTCGTGCTTGGAGAAAGCGTTAACCGACAAAGCAATGATGTATTAAAGTCATTGGATAAAACCTTATCAGAGGTAAATAAGGAATTAGAACGTCACCAAAAAGTGGACTTTATTTTTGTCTGTAAAGAACCATGGTCCATTGAAAATGACATGTTAACACCAACCTTAAAGCTTAAACGCGACCAAATAGAAGCGCATTACTCAGCGTTACTGCCGTTAGAGCCAAATGAAACCGTTATTGTTGAATAA
- a CDS encoding phosphoenolpyruvate carboxylase encodes MSQALHSAGIKLLRALARHSEVIMNAYLSGRVNELEHDAKVLDKLVELGVLWRPEPGEDLRLRSSIRTLLEQNLKDEKNRQLDANIGTKLSTIKTITNHYKEALHHQNFSDSEVFMEDLTEQVYALVDSLKSNVRNLWRRIHNEFGYVASINAKIRENELAQSQLTEMRQQLEMFQFDELAKLAGSSRELRRLLVVHLQRSHSEISQELSIAQSKLIDLLGKFRQYLHRSQLLKGFVLHQQQNPDYQVKDHSASHHIALVFNQAKAMLKPASVDVNNIEHDALFSQIVAGIKQVRHSRLLEQSEREGQAYDVQDIEDINIDSDIVKQSVEHYFCQIIDSGQVLSALEYHQQHQLELDPEVWVYGVINGFQSLSSEEQGFFEIEPLGHQHPEFNGNYIIEDVALGLR; translated from the coding sequence GTGAGTCAGGCACTGCATAGCGCTGGGATAAAACTGTTAAGAGCCTTAGCCCGACACTCTGAGGTGATTATGAACGCCTATTTGTCAGGGCGGGTTAATGAGCTTGAACATGACGCTAAGGTCTTAGACAAGCTAGTGGAACTTGGGGTGCTTTGGCGTCCTGAGCCAGGTGAAGACTTACGTTTACGAAGTTCTATTCGTACACTTTTAGAGCAAAACCTAAAAGATGAGAAAAACCGTCAACTTGATGCCAATATAGGGACCAAGCTTTCGACCATTAAAACCATTACTAACCATTACAAAGAAGCGTTGCATCATCAAAACTTTAGCGACAGCGAAGTTTTTATGGAAGATTTAACCGAGCAAGTTTACGCCTTGGTTGACAGCTTAAAGTCTAACGTGCGCAACCTTTGGCGCCGTATTCATAATGAGTTTGGTTATGTTGCTTCAATTAATGCCAAGATTCGTGAAAACGAATTAGCCCAAAGCCAGTTAACCGAAATGCGTCAACAGCTCGAAATGTTTCAGTTTGATGAGCTGGCCAAACTTGCAGGCAGTTCTCGCGAATTACGTCGATTATTGGTGGTACATTTACAGCGCAGTCACAGTGAAATTAGCCAAGAGTTGAGTATTGCTCAATCTAAACTAATCGATTTACTTGGCAAATTCCGTCAATACTTGCATCGTTCACAATTGTTAAAAGGTTTTGTTTTACATCAACAGCAAAACCCTGATTATCAAGTGAAAGATCACAGTGCAAGTCATCATATTGCGTTGGTGTTTAATCAAGCAAAAGCGATGCTTAAACCCGCGAGTGTCGATGTCAATAACATTGAACACGATGCCTTATTTAGCCAAATTGTCGCCGGTATTAAACAAGTTCGTCACAGCCGCTTGCTTGAACAAAGCGAGCGAGAAGGACAAGCATACGATGTGCAAGACATTGAAGACATTAATATTGACAGTGATATCGTTAAACAATCTGTTGAGCATTACTTTTGCCAAATTATTGACTCGGGCCAAGTGTTATCGGCCCTTGAATATCATCAACAACATCAACTAGAACTCGATCCGGAAGTTTGGGTTTATGGGGTTATCAATGGTTTTCAAAGCTTGAGCAGCGAAGAGCAGGGTTTTTTTGAAATAGAACCGCTTGGTCATCAACATCCTGAATTTAATGGTAATTACATTATTGAAGATGTCGCATTAGGGTTACGGTAA
- a CDS encoding CPXCG motif-containing cysteine-rich protein — protein sequence MPQVVSRKTIECPHCGHHLHVTLDTSQGDQNYYESCPACCNDIHMTVSIDDYHQKIRLMVDADDEQYF from the coding sequence ATGCCTCAAGTTGTCAGCAGAAAAACCATCGAATGTCCTCATTGTGGCCATCACCTTCATGTTACCTTAGACACCAGTCAGGGCGATCAAAACTACTATGAATCCTGCCCGGCCTGTTGTAACGATATTCACATGACCGTAAGCATTGACGATTACCATCAAAAGATACGACTTATGGTAGACGCTGATGACGAGCAATATTTTTAA